The following are encoded together in the Paludisphaera mucosa genome:
- the recR gene encoding recombination mediator RecR has translation MAGYGAALDRLTTTLGRLPGIGAKSAERLAHHLLKCPVDEALDLAEAIRAAKEQVRHCERCFHLTEVEQPLCGICRDDRRDPALVCVVEQSRDLLAIEKSGSYPGVYHVLLGRLAPLQGMGPDQLTIAALEVRVREGGVRELIMATNPNLEGDGTALYIAQRLQGEPVQITRLARGLASGSTLEFASRDMLADALTGRQPF, from the coding sequence ATGGCGGGCTACGGTGCGGCGCTCGACCGCCTGACCACCACGCTGGGACGCCTGCCGGGCATCGGTGCCAAGTCGGCGGAGCGGCTGGCCCACCACCTGCTCAAATGCCCCGTCGACGAGGCCCTGGACCTGGCCGAGGCGATCCGCGCGGCCAAGGAGCAGGTCCGCCACTGCGAGCGCTGCTTCCACCTCACCGAGGTCGAGCAGCCCCTCTGCGGCATCTGCCGCGATGATCGCCGCGACCCGGCGCTGGTCTGCGTGGTCGAGCAGTCGCGTGACCTCCTGGCGATCGAGAAATCGGGCTCGTATCCCGGCGTCTACCACGTCCTTTTAGGCCGGCTCGCCCCCTTGCAGGGCATGGGCCCGGACCAGTTGACCATCGCCGCGCTCGAGGTCCGCGTCCGCGAAGGGGGCGTCCGCGAACTGATCATGGCGACGAACCCCAATCTCGAAGGCGACGGCACCGCGCTCTACATCGCGCAACGTCTCCAGGGCGAGCCGGTCCAGATCACCCGCCTGGCTCGCGGCCTGGCGTCCGGGAGCACGCTGGAGTTCGCCAGCCGCGACATGCTGGCCGACGCCCTCACCGGACGCCAGCCTTTCTGA
- the treZ gene encoding malto-oligosyltrehalose trehalohydrolase: MSEMNEASTEGISARRRLPVGAEVHDGGVHFRVWAAKRGAVEVIVEGPDARRIALEPEADGYFSGFATGLGAGTRYRYRLDGEGPFPDPVSRSQPDGVHGPSEVVDPSRFAWTDARWMGVELRGQVLYELHLGTFTAEGTWDAAVERLPRLVELGVTTVELMPVAEFAGEFGWGYDGVDLFAPHHPYGTPDAMRRFVDRAHALGLGVILDVVYNHFGPDGTYHTTFSEDYLHHERASGWGASINFDSAPTREFFIANAGYWIDEFHLDGLRLDATQAIHDDSKDHVIAAMTRRAREAAGSRSILIYAENEAQDVRMIRPQADGGHGLDGLWNDDFHHAAKVAATGRAEAYYGDYQGTPQELISAVKWNFLFQGQVVKWQQKRRGTYALDVEAPRFVTYLENHDQVANSAKGSRLKTITSPGRYRALTALWLLSPQTPMLFQGQELGSERPFLYFSDHHDELAAAVCKGRLDELSGFRSTTLPELREALADPGARSTFSACKLEEPGDHREVSEFRLIRDLLKLRREDPIFRAQDALKVQGAVIGPEAFVLRFFAEAYDSRLILVNLGRDLYPTANTEPLLAPPPGMDWSLLWFSEHPRYGGSGIPPIEPEQPWRASGHSAVVLTPRPAADRPEIAEMGSTLVEDYDIHPALRERRKPS; this comes from the coding sequence ATGAGCGAGATGAACGAGGCGAGCACCGAAGGGATTTCCGCGAGGCGTCGGCTGCCGGTCGGCGCCGAGGTCCACGACGGCGGGGTCCATTTCCGCGTCTGGGCGGCGAAGCGGGGGGCGGTCGAGGTGATCGTGGAAGGGCCCGACGCCCGGCGGATCGCCCTGGAGCCCGAGGCCGACGGCTACTTCTCCGGGTTCGCGACCGGGCTCGGCGCGGGGACGCGGTACCGCTACCGGCTCGACGGCGAGGGCCCCTTCCCCGATCCGGTCTCGCGGTCCCAGCCCGACGGGGTCCACGGACCCTCGGAGGTCGTCGATCCGTCGAGGTTCGCCTGGACAGACGCCCGCTGGATGGGCGTCGAGCTGCGCGGGCAGGTGCTCTACGAGTTGCACCTCGGCACCTTCACGGCCGAGGGGACCTGGGACGCGGCCGTCGAACGGCTCCCTCGGCTGGTCGAGCTGGGCGTGACGACCGTCGAGTTGATGCCGGTCGCCGAGTTCGCCGGCGAGTTCGGCTGGGGCTACGACGGCGTCGACCTGTTCGCGCCTCATCACCCCTACGGCACGCCCGACGCCATGCGACGATTCGTGGACCGCGCCCATGCGCTGGGGCTGGGCGTGATCCTGGACGTCGTCTACAACCACTTCGGCCCCGACGGCACGTATCACACGACCTTCTCGGAGGATTACCTGCACCACGAGCGGGCCAGCGGCTGGGGCGCCTCGATCAACTTCGACTCCGCGCCCACGCGCGAGTTCTTCATCGCCAACGCCGGCTACTGGATCGACGAGTTCCACCTGGACGGCCTGCGGCTCGACGCCACGCAGGCGATCCACGACGACTCGAAAGACCACGTCATCGCCGCCATGACCCGACGCGCCCGCGAGGCGGCCGGCTCGCGCAGCATCCTGATCTACGCCGAGAACGAGGCGCAGGACGTCCGCATGATCCGTCCCCAGGCCGACGGCGGCCACGGCCTCGACGGCCTCTGGAACGACGACTTCCACCACGCGGCGAAGGTCGCGGCGACCGGACGCGCCGAGGCCTACTACGGCGACTACCAGGGGACGCCCCAGGAGCTGATCTCGGCGGTGAAGTGGAACTTCCTGTTCCAGGGACAGGTCGTCAAGTGGCAGCAGAAACGCCGGGGGACCTACGCCCTGGACGTTGAGGCCCCACGCTTCGTCACCTACCTGGAGAACCACGACCAGGTCGCCAACTCGGCGAAGGGGAGCCGCCTCAAGACGATCACGAGCCCGGGACGCTACCGCGCGCTGACGGCCCTATGGTTGCTTTCGCCCCAGACCCCCATGCTCTTCCAGGGGCAGGAGCTTGGCAGCGAACGCCCCTTCCTCTACTTCAGCGACCACCACGACGAGCTGGCGGCCGCCGTCTGCAAGGGGCGCCTGGATGAGCTTTCCGGGTTCCGCAGCACGACCCTGCCCGAGCTTCGCGAGGCCCTGGCCGACCCCGGCGCCCGGTCCACGTTTTCGGCCTGCAAGCTGGAGGAGCCGGGCGATCATCGCGAGGTTTCGGAGTTCCGCCTGATCCGGGACCTCCTGAAACTCCGTCGCGAGGATCCGATCTTCCGGGCCCAGGACGCGCTCAAGGTGCAGGGCGCGGTGATCGGTCCCGAGGCGTTCGTGCTTCGCTTCTTCGCAGAGGCGTACGACAGTCGGCTGATTCTGGTGAACCTCGGCCGCGACCTGTACCCGACGGCGAACACCGAGCCCTTGCTGGCGCCGCCGCCGGGCATGGACTGGTCGCTGCTCTGGTTCAGCGAGCATCCCCGATACGGCGGCTCGGGGATCCCCCCGATCGAGCCCGAGCAGCCGTGGCGCGCGTCCGGACATTCGGCCGTCGTGCTGACGCCGAGGCCGGCGGCCGACCGCCCCGAGATCGCCGAGATGGGGTCGACCCTGGTCGAGGATTACGACATCCACCCTGCGCTCCGCGAGCGGCGCAAGCCGTCTTGA
- a CDS encoding YbaB/EbfC family nucleoid-associated protein produces the protein MFGKLGDIADLMKNAGNIRESMAKAAEALGKIEAEGDSGGGAVVAKVNGRMEITSIRIDPKLLADGDVELLEDLVAAAVNASLVKIRENAAQSLTSMTGGFPANLFPGVGGGS, from the coding sequence GTGTTCGGAAAACTTGGCGACATCGCGGACCTCATGAAGAACGCGGGCAACATCCGAGAGTCGATGGCGAAGGCCGCCGAGGCTCTCGGCAAGATCGAGGCCGAGGGCGACTCCGGCGGCGGGGCCGTCGTGGCCAAGGTCAACGGCCGGATGGAGATCACCTCGATCCGCATCGATCCCAAGCTGCTCGCGGACGGCGACGTCGAGCTTCTCGAAGACCTGGTGGCGGCGGCCGTCAACGCGTCCCTGGTGAAGATCCGCGAGAACGCCGCCCAATCGCTGACTTCCATGACCGGCGGCTTCCCCGCCAACCTCTTCCCGGGCGTCGGCGGAGGCTCCTGA
- the dnaX gene encoding DNA polymerase III subunit gamma/tau encodes MSQGPASKKRADSPAAVPAGGGAPPPASDNYTVVARRYRPQRFEDVVGQDHVVQALRNAIRLNRLAQAYLFCGTRGVGKTSMARIFAKCLNCVKGPTEEPCQVCDICQAISVGQDVDVIEIDGASNNGVEQVRELRQNVSLRPSRSRFKIYYIDEVHMLSTGAFNALLKTLEEPPPHVKFFFATTEANKIPITVLSRCQRYDFAGIAPDAIVETLKSICDREGVEADLDALQIVARRAGGSMRDAQSLLERMLSSGSPRLTPDVVHGLLGTASDDRLIGMVEALATHDSAAALTLLDQAASEGVQPTELLAGVIDFLRDALVLSIGAESLTLTIAPRQKPRLQAAVDRWSTDAILASLQILAEARARMRGVSHGRLLSELALVRVARLENLDELGEVVQRLKALEAGTTPPPKVSATSAKKKLSQSDSIASQQSGIGKPPHFAAPVEAVRVASVLPPVLRATEPEIVVEHRLAIEQERRVEALPPLDLEVVQKIWPDLLKKVGASLSWRLSQAQPIGVDEPDVLVIGAKPGYNSVADPCGADEARKRIGECLQWLLQRPLSVRYEASQADGAQPEAPESGSRRLDQLGADPLIQKVVELFEARVSHFEPETRRDGEDGSTSVH; translated from the coding sequence GTGTCGCAAGGTCCCGCCTCGAAAAAGCGAGCCGACTCGCCGGCCGCCGTCCCAGCCGGTGGCGGGGCCCCCCCGCCGGCGTCCGACAATTACACGGTCGTCGCCCGCCGCTATCGTCCCCAGCGCTTCGAGGACGTCGTCGGCCAGGACCACGTCGTCCAGGCCCTCCGCAACGCCATCCGCCTGAACCGGCTGGCCCAGGCGTACCTGTTCTGCGGCACGCGGGGCGTCGGCAAGACGTCGATGGCCCGGATCTTCGCCAAATGCCTGAACTGCGTGAAGGGCCCGACCGAGGAGCCCTGCCAGGTCTGCGACATCTGCCAGGCGATCTCGGTCGGGCAGGACGTCGACGTCATCGAGATCGACGGGGCCAGCAACAACGGCGTCGAGCAGGTCCGCGAGCTTCGCCAGAACGTCTCGCTCCGCCCCAGCCGATCGCGGTTCAAAATCTACTACATCGACGAAGTGCATATGCTCTCCACCGGCGCGTTCAACGCCCTGTTGAAGACGCTGGAGGAGCCGCCGCCGCACGTGAAGTTCTTCTTCGCCACGACCGAGGCGAACAAGATCCCGATCACCGTCCTCTCGCGGTGCCAGCGCTACGACTTCGCGGGGATCGCCCCCGACGCGATCGTCGAGACCCTCAAGTCGATCTGCGACCGCGAGGGGGTCGAAGCGGACCTGGACGCCCTCCAGATCGTCGCCCGCCGCGCGGGGGGCTCGATGCGTGACGCCCAGTCGCTGCTGGAGCGGATGCTCTCGTCGGGTAGCCCGAGGCTCACGCCCGACGTGGTCCACGGCCTGCTCGGGACGGCCAGCGACGACCGCCTCATCGGCATGGTCGAAGCCCTGGCGACCCACGACTCGGCCGCGGCCCTGACGTTGCTCGACCAGGCCGCCTCGGAGGGAGTCCAGCCGACCGAGCTGCTCGCCGGGGTCATCGACTTCCTGCGCGACGCCCTGGTCCTCTCGATCGGGGCCGAGTCGCTCACGCTGACCATCGCACCGCGTCAGAAGCCGAGGCTGCAAGCGGCCGTCGATCGCTGGTCGACCGATGCGATCCTCGCGTCGCTCCAGATTCTCGCCGAGGCCCGGGCGCGGATGCGAGGCGTTTCTCATGGCAGATTGCTCTCGGAACTGGCTCTCGTCCGCGTCGCCCGCCTGGAAAACCTCGATGAACTCGGTGAAGTCGTCCAGAGGCTCAAAGCCCTTGAAGCCGGCACGACCCCGCCGCCCAAAGTTTCAGCAACGAGCGCGAAGAAAAAGCTGTCTCAATCCGACTCCATCGCCAGCCAGCAATCGGGGATCGGCAAGCCTCCTCATTTCGCAGCCCCCGTCGAAGCCGTACGGGTAGCCTCGGTCCTTCCGCCCGTGCTACGAGCCACCGAGCCGGAAATCGTTGTGGAGCATCGGCTTGCGATCGAGCAAGAACGTCGCGTCGAGGCCTTGCCGCCGCTCGACCTGGAGGTCGTCCAGAAGATCTGGCCCGACCTTTTGAAGAAGGTCGGGGCGAGCTTATCCTGGCGACTCAGCCAGGCGCAACCGATCGGCGTCGACGAGCCCGACGTCCTGGTCATCGGGGCCAAGCCGGGATACAATTCCGTGGCTGATCCGTGCGGAGCCGACGAGGCCCGCAAACGGATCGGCGAGTGCCTGCAATGGCTGCTCCAGAGGCCCTTGAGCGTGCGCTACGAGGCGTCGCAAGCCGATGGCGCCCAGCCGGAAGCGCCCGAATCCGGGTCCCGGCGCCTCGACCAACTCGGCGCCGACCCGCTGATCCAGAAGGTCGTGGAACTCTTCGAGGCCCGGGTCTCCCATTTCGAGCCCGAAACCCGGCGCGACGGCGAAGACGGCTCGACGTCCGTCCACTAA
- a CDS encoding prenyltransferase/squalene oxidase repeat-containing protein gives MSVSTRRSFLENSAGALAMAAVSGPLSGRSVAQEATPTTADALTAKAVRFLRSRQDADGVWSADRKEPGVTALAVTALLRSGLAGPSDPAVVKALAYLETFVKPEGGLPDAAHANYATAVALMAFHHANTDGRYDALVRGSQAFLKDKQWDEKEGKTPSDPFYGGSGYGGRSNRPDLSNTTFMLEALRDSGVPSSDPAYQRAVVFISRCQNLDSEFNDQPWAKKVNDGGFIYTPANGGTSMAPPEENGGLRSYASMTYAGLKSLIYAGLTLDDPRAKAALEYLKKHYTVDENPGLGQRGLYYYYQVFGKTLALLGSDKFQDAAGVEHDWRADLIAALAKRQGANGEWVNPNDGFMEGDANLVTAYGLLALASTRRKAS, from the coding sequence ATGAGCGTCAGCACCCGTCGTTCGTTCCTCGAGAATTCGGCCGGCGCGTTGGCCATGGCGGCCGTTTCCGGCCCGCTGTCCGGTCGGTCCGTCGCGCAAGAGGCGACGCCCACGACGGCCGACGCCCTAACGGCGAAGGCGGTCCGCTTCCTCCGCTCGCGGCAGGACGCGGACGGCGTCTGGTCGGCCGACCGCAAGGAGCCCGGGGTCACGGCGCTGGCGGTGACGGCCCTCCTGCGGTCAGGCCTTGCGGGGCCCTCCGACCCGGCGGTCGTCAAGGCGCTGGCCTACCTGGAGACGTTCGTGAAGCCCGAAGGGGGGCTCCCCGACGCCGCTCACGCCAACTACGCGACGGCCGTGGCCCTGATGGCCTTCCACCACGCCAACACCGACGGCCGCTACGACGCCCTCGTCCGCGGCTCTCAGGCGTTCCTCAAGGACAAGCAGTGGGACGAGAAGGAGGGGAAGACCCCGTCCGACCCGTTCTACGGCGGCTCCGGCTACGGCGGCCGCAGCAACCGGCCCGACCTCTCGAATACCACGTTCATGCTCGAAGCCCTGCGCGACTCGGGCGTCCCGTCCAGCGACCCGGCCTACCAGCGCGCGGTGGTCTTCATCTCGCGCTGCCAGAACCTCGACTCCGAGTTCAACGACCAGCCGTGGGCGAAAAAGGTCAACGACGGCGGCTTCATCTACACCCCGGCCAACGGCGGCACGAGCATGGCCCCCCCGGAGGAGAACGGCGGCCTGCGCTCGTACGCCTCGATGACCTACGCCGGCCTCAAGAGCCTCATCTACGCCGGCCTCACGCTCGACGACCCTCGCGCCAAGGCGGCCCTCGAATACCTCAAGAAGCACTACACCGTCGACGAGAACCCCGGCCTCGGCCAGCGCGGGCTGTATTACTACTACCAGGTCTTCGGCAAGACCCTGGCCCTGCTGGGCTCGGACAAGTTCCAGGACGCCGCGGGCGTCGAGCACGACTGGCGGGCCGACCTGATCGCCGCCCTGGCCAAGCGACAGGGCGCGAACGGCGAGTGGGTCAACCCGAACGACGGCTTCATGGAAGGCGACGCCAACCTCGTCACCGCCTACGGCCTGCTGGCGCTCGCCTCGACCCGCAGGAAAGCGTCCTGA
- a CDS encoding esterase/lipase family protein, translated as MRSSLIVLLAASGLVACPGASSQAQGPSAPAPDHAAASLRAYESTGLSILKPYEKGKIPVVLVHGLWASPWSWDRMIRTLESDPAIDGAFQFWTYGYSTGDPLPYSASKLRAVLDQARGQFDPDRSDPAFSRLVLVGHSMGGLMSWMQITASDRALWRGVTDRSFEELRGRQDDVEMTRQCFFFEPRTEIARAVLIATPHLGSRIDHGSIRQLGSRLVRLPDPLTSCHRRLLAANPPDFFKGRFSTHVPTSVDELAWRDPMITAVASLKPRAGVRIHSIIPTLSGQAGPHETDGVVPYESAHLEKAESETVLKAGHLCQDHPRVAEEVRRILMEHVADRS; from the coding sequence ATGCGTTCGAGCCTCATCGTCCTGCTGGCGGCGTCGGGGCTCGTCGCGTGCCCCGGCGCCTCGTCGCAAGCCCAGGGACCGTCAGCCCCGGCGCCGGATCACGCGGCCGCGAGCCTGCGAGCGTACGAATCGACGGGCCTGTCCATCCTGAAGCCCTACGAGAAGGGGAAGATCCCGGTCGTCCTGGTCCACGGGCTCTGGGCCTCGCCCTGGTCCTGGGACCGGATGATCCGGACCCTGGAGAGCGACCCCGCCATCGACGGGGCCTTCCAGTTCTGGACCTACGGCTACTCGACGGGGGACCCGCTCCCTTACTCGGCCTCGAAGCTCCGGGCCGTGCTCGACCAGGCCCGGGGCCAGTTCGACCCCGACCGGTCGGATCCGGCCTTCTCCCGGCTCGTGTTGGTCGGCCACAGCATGGGCGGGCTGATGTCCTGGATGCAGATCACCGCAAGCGACCGGGCCCTGTGGCGCGGCGTCACCGATCGAAGCTTCGAGGAACTCCGCGGACGCCAGGACGACGTGGAGATGACGCGTCAGTGCTTCTTCTTCGAGCCTCGCACGGAGATCGCGCGGGCGGTCCTCATCGCGACGCCCCACCTGGGGAGTCGGATCGACCACGGTTCGATCCGCCAGCTGGGCAGCCGCCTGGTCCGCCTCCCCGACCCGCTCACGTCGTGCCATCGCCGGCTCCTCGCGGCCAACCCGCCCGACTTCTTCAAGGGCCGCTTCTCGACCCACGTCCCGACCAGCGTGGACGAGCTGGCCTGGCGCGACCCGATGATCACGGCCGTCGCCTCGCTCAAGCCCCGCGCGGGCGTGCGGATCCACTCGATCATCCCCACCCTTTCCGGCCAGGCGGGTCCTCATGAGACCGACGGGGTCGTCCCCTACGAGAGCGCCCACCTGGAGAAGGCCGAGTCCGAGACGGTCCTCAAGGCCGGCCATCTCTGCCAGGACCACCCCCGGGTGGCCGAGGAAGTCCGTCGCATCCTGATGGAACACGTCGCCGATCGCTCCTGA
- a CDS encoding sulfatase family protein produces MTERTFFLVRAAAAALFVSASVATAAAQDAPRRPNIVFLFSDDHAYQAVGAYQDPRKLLETPNLDRIAREGVRFDRCLVPNSICGPSRATVLTGKYSHLNGFYNNTNSRFDGAQATFPKLLQQAGYQTAVVGKWHLVSAPTGFDYWSILPGQGIYYDPDMIEMGVRSRRSGYVTDVITDLSLDWLKKRDRSKPFLLMSQHKAPHRPWSPAIRHLGHDGDRAYPEPPTLFDDYANRSLAERDQDMTIARTMTPNDVKMGGFNERFSPEQRQAWDAYYKPRNDALLKAGLQGADLVRWKYNRYMHDYLGCIKAVDENVGRILEHLDQEGLAENTIVVYASDQGFYLGEHGWFDKRWIFEESLRTPLLVRWPGVAKPGRVEGRIVSNVDFAPTFLEAAGIAIPPEIQGRSLVPILRDAAPADWRRSFYYEYFEYPAPHHVRPHHGVVTDRYKLVRFDGPDLDAWELFDLREDPRELKNVYDEPTNAPIVAELKRELERLRKELKVPAKPPREAFGDAPLSKPSPRS; encoded by the coding sequence ATGACTGAGCGAACCTTCTTCCTGGTTCGGGCCGCCGCAGCGGCGTTGTTCGTCTCCGCGTCCGTGGCGACCGCCGCCGCTCAGGACGCTCCGCGGCGACCCAACATCGTCTTCCTCTTCTCCGACGATCACGCCTATCAGGCCGTCGGGGCCTATCAGGATCCGCGGAAACTGCTGGAGACGCCCAACCTCGACCGGATCGCGCGCGAGGGCGTCCGCTTCGACCGCTGCCTCGTCCCCAACTCGATCTGCGGGCCCAGCCGGGCCACCGTTCTGACCGGAAAGTACAGCCACCTCAACGGCTTCTACAACAACACGAACAGCCGGTTCGACGGCGCCCAGGCGACGTTCCCCAAGCTCCTCCAGCAGGCCGGCTACCAGACGGCGGTCGTGGGCAAGTGGCATTTGGTCTCGGCCCCGACCGGGTTCGACTACTGGAGCATCCTGCCGGGGCAGGGGATCTACTACGACCCGGACATGATCGAGATGGGCGTACGTTCCCGGCGTTCGGGATACGTCACCGACGTCATCACCGACCTCTCGCTCGACTGGCTCAAGAAGCGAGACAGGTCGAAGCCTTTCCTGCTCATGTCCCAGCACAAGGCCCCGCACCGCCCCTGGTCGCCGGCGATCCGCCACCTGGGCCATGACGGCGACCGCGCCTACCCCGAGCCGCCGACCCTTTTCGACGACTACGCGAACCGCTCGCTCGCCGAGCGCGACCAGGACATGACCATCGCCCGCACGATGACGCCGAACGACGTCAAGATGGGCGGCTTCAACGAGCGGTTCTCTCCCGAGCAGCGGCAGGCGTGGGACGCCTATTACAAACCCCGCAACGACGCGCTCCTGAAGGCCGGCCTCCAGGGGGCCGACCTGGTCCGCTGGAAGTACAACCGCTACATGCACGACTATCTCGGGTGCATCAAGGCGGTCGACGAGAACGTCGGGCGGATCCTCGAACACCTGGACCAGGAAGGGCTGGCCGAGAATACGATCGTGGTTTATGCGTCCGACCAGGGGTTCTACCTCGGCGAGCACGGCTGGTTCGACAAGCGCTGGATCTTCGAGGAGTCGCTCAGGACGCCGCTGCTCGTCCGCTGGCCGGGCGTCGCGAAACCGGGGCGGGTCGAGGGCCGGATCGTCTCCAACGTCGACTTCGCCCCCACGTTCCTGGAGGCCGCCGGGATCGCGATCCCGCCCGAGATCCAGGGCCGGAGCCTCGTCCCGATCCTCCGCGACGCGGCCCCAGCGGATTGGCGCCGGAGCTTCTACTACGAGTACTTCGAGTACCCGGCTCCGCACCACGTCCGCCCCCATCACGGCGTGGTGACCGATCGCTACAAGCTCGTCCGTTTCGACGGGCCGGACCTCGACGCCTGGGAGCTGTTCGACCTCCGCGAAGACCCGCGCGAACTGAAGAACGTCTACGACGAGCCGACGAACGCCCCGATCGTCGCCGAGCTGAAGCGCGAGCTGGAGCGGCTTCGCAAGGAGCTGAAAGTCCCCGCGAAGCCGCCTCGCGAGGCCTTCGGCGACGCCCCCCTCTCGAAGCCCTCGCCGCGGTCGTGA